Within Metabacillus sp. KUDC1714, the genomic segment ATGCCGCACGAGAGCGGCTAATCAAGTATATAGTTTTAAAAAGAAGTAATTACCCATTTACCTTGGTCGGGTTGGGCAAGTTACTTCTTTTTGTTTTGATGTAACATAATGACAATTGTTAAAACACCAATCAAAACTAGATTTGATTTTAGTGCAATAGACATTGCTTCAAATGTTGTCATCATTTCCACCTCCCTTCAAGGAAAGTGGCTAACCGCCCACCCGCTTATGTAGTTGCTAAATCTATTTTATCATTTACATTACTAAACTACTACCAAAATCAAACATACGTTCCTTTTTCATCTATTTATTTACCCCTTAGAATCTAATACCTCGTCAAATCCAACTTCGACCCATAAAACAAATCATACTCCCGCGGATCATAGGCTATAAACCCACTCCCTGGCGTAAATGTAAGCTCACCAAAATAAATCTTATTGGCTGTTTGATAAAGATCGACACGAACTAAAGGAAAATCCTTAGACAGTTCCTTAGCGATCGTCACCATCTCATTTAGCATCGTGGGTTTTTGAATTTGTTCTTCTGATTTAGGATAAAGCAAACGAAATGCTAACGGCTCCCACTTTGGTGTAAAAAGGTCTCGCTTGTGGCTGTCAAACCTTTCACTGTCCACTTGGATAAATAATGGTTCACCAAGGAAACAAAAGAATTTGTAATCCTTTAGATCCTCTTCTTCTTTACCAATATATTCTTCCACGATAATCCTTCCTGTTAAAGGTTTATAGTTCGGCTCGCCACTGACATCATAGAAATTAGTTCCAAGCCAATCTCCACATTTCTTTTTTAATTCCGCTAAATCAAGCTTGCTTTTATCAAGGATCACTTCATTCCACCCTGAACCATGTGTGGCCTTAAGCACAAATTTTTCAGGCAGCTTTTCGAAGTCTATTTCATCTACTGTTGAATAAACACCGAAAAGGGGGATTAAGAACTCTTCACCAATTGTTTTGCTTATGAACTCTCTAACTTGATATTTATCAACATAACGCGCGAATTTTTCTAAATTTCCATTCAGCTTCAACCATTGAATTTTTTCTGATAATGTTTGGGGATTGTTTAGTGGACATGGATAACCATGGTAGTTATGAAAATAAAATTCAATAAATGATTTCAATCCGAATTGTTCCAGGTATTCCTTTTTAGAGTCTGCATTCCTTACATTAACTGTTTTTTCCAAAGTACGAGTTCACCTCGATTCAACTATGTAGTTTGATTACATTAGGGACAAAGTTTTCCGCAAAAACCATGTAAGTAAAACGAACAATAGCATGGAATAATCTCATGTTTCATTCTATTATGATTGGTATAACTGTAAATCACAAAGGGGTGGTAGCTTTGAAACAATATGTATTCACATTTGATACGAACGATTGTCAACGTGATCTTATCTTCAATGCTAGTGGGATTGTTGATGCGGTGAACCAACTCAAATTTATCATGAATGTACTTAAAGCCGACAGCAACTATCAGACAAAAAGTGTTTACTACAAAGGGATTATTTTTAACAATCATCTTCTATAATATTTGACTTAAAAGCCGTTTATCCTTTATAAAAAAACGCTTTTCAACCAGTAAATTAACTCACTTTAAGAAAATGGGTTGAACTTTTTGTTCAACCCATAAACTTGCTGATCACCCTTATGAATCTCATTCATTGGTTATCTCTTCATCTATTGCCGGGACATTTTCTTCTGGAGAAGGCTCTACCGTCTCTTCCCCTTCAACATTCGTTTCTTCTTCTATATATGAATCATCAGGTATCTCTTCTTCATAACCAGCATCTTCAAGCTATAATCTCCACCCTAAAATAACCAAAATCATCTAGGTAGTCTTGGTAGTAGTAGACTCCTTCTTCAGATCACCCCTCCCCTATTACTTTTGAACTATATCTATCATATTGGAGAGAAGGAGATTTTACAATAAAAAT encodes:
- a CDS encoding ATP-grasp fold amidoligase family protein, with product MEKTVNVRNADSKKEYLEQFGLKSFIEFYFHNYHGYPCPLNNPQTLSEKIQWLKLNGNLEKFARYVDKYQVREFISKTIGEEFLIPLFGVYSTVDEIDFEKLPEKFVLKATHGSGWNEVILDKSKLDLAELKKKCGDWLGTNFYDVSGEPNYKPLTGRIIVEEYIGKEEEDLKDYKFFCFLGEPLFIQVDSERFDSHKRDLFTPKWEPLAFRLLYPKSEEQIQKPTMLNEMVTIAKELSKDFPLVRVDLYQTANKIYFGELTFTPGSGFIAYDPREYDLFYGSKLDLTRY